A single region of the Podospora pseudopauciseta strain CBS 411.78 chromosome 1, whole genome shotgun sequence genome encodes:
- a CDS encoding hypothetical protein (EggNog:ENOG503P5JG; COG:S), with protein sequence MAAPPEVSHGRGGAGNINPDDTKYVDGEVVRVGAEGSHGDGAFSTGRGGAANIADTGKKQTVRADKDLVPEAAIRPSQDTDYHTGRGGAGNEYKDASKEHAKKVVDGETNPVGLADRLKRKILGVFKK encoded by the exons ATGGCCGCTCCTCCTGAAGTTTCCCACGGCCGCGGTGGCGCcggcaacatcaaccccGATGACACCAAGTACGTCGACGGAGAGGTCGTCCGTGTTGGCGCCGAGGGCAGCCATGGCGATGGAGCTTTCAGCACTGGTCGTGGAG GCGCCGCCAACATCGCCGACACTGGCAAGAAGCAGACCGTCCGTGCCGACAAGGACTTGGTTCCCGAGGCTGCCATTCGTCCATCCCAGGACACGGACTACCACACTGGCCGCGGCGGTGCTGGTAACGAGTACAAAGATGCCTCCAAGGAGCACGccaagaaggtggtggatggggagacgAATCCTGTCGGTTTGGCGGACAGACTGAAGAGGAAGATTTTGGGAGTGTTCAAGAAATAG
- a CDS encoding hypothetical protein (COG:S; EggNog:ENOG503P6N8): MVQQVNNVKSPCIIQLRYTQHLKMRLSGLQKEVLGLYRQCLRECRKKPEATRKHFQTFAREEFEKSISLDKRDFSAIEFLLRKGRRQLEMYASPGVKDIRK; encoded by the exons ATGGTGCAGCAGGTCAATAATGTCAAATCGCCCTGCATCATCCAATTGCGCTACACTCAACACCTCAAGATGCGTCTCTCAGGTCTCCAAAAAGAAGTCCTCGGTCTTTATCGGCAGTGTCTTCGAGAATGCCGCAAGAAGCCGGAGGCCACACGGAAACACTTTCAGACCTTTGCTCG cgaggagtttgagaaaAGCATCAGTCTAGACAAAAGAGACTTCTCTGCAATTGAATTCCTACTGCGCAAGGGTCGTCGCCAGCTCGAAATGTATGCATCACCAGGGGTCAAAGACATCAGGAAATAA
- the ATG22 gene encoding Autophagy protein 22 (EggNog:ENOG503NV9W; COG:P), producing MAPRNSPDHHQLLRPPPAPRLFSRLSYASKKSFRSHSSSFEADDERSSDHSGEEYLMSVDNSRRSSMSSLFAHSYRPPRYPGEDTRPTSQKELAGWYAYAFAAEVYVICASFIPILLESLARENGVLLSDRTTPCGPSNDKNSADGGQCVVYVLGMEINTASFAMYTFSISVLLQALLVVSISCAADHGNYRKKLLLAFGWIGSGSVMLYIFVSKDLYLFGALLAIISNTSLGASFVLLNSFLPLLVRHHPEVEHVAALDESDADEVEDESAADTDAERAMVDSTAALLPRQTSLGTPISKVRTREELTSTELGLSSQISAKGIGTGYLAALFLQCVAIFILIQMKNTTWSQRIVLFVIGAWWAIFTVPAAMWLRPRPGPPLPASSNHTGVRALFSYTIDAWKSLWRTMKLAGRLVDIMLFLGGWFLLSDAVATTSSTAILFAKTQLHMEPWALGMINVISTATGVIGAFSWSFISRKLNLQAHQTILACIALFELIPIYGLLGYLPFVKNWGVFGLQQPWEMYPLAAVYGVVLGGLSSYCRSLYGELIPPGSEAAFYALYAITDKGSSVFGPAIVGAIIDASGEIRPAFWFLAALVGFPAPLIWFIKVERGKREGKKLAEVIEGFKVGLSETDTSEGDGEGQRGILEGYETDR from the exons ATGGCTCCCCGTAACAGCCcagatcatcatcagctgctgcgtccaccaccagcaccacgcCTCTTCTCCCGATTATCCTACGCGTCCAAAAAGTCTTTTCGATCGCATTCATCATCCTtcgaggccgacgacgagagGTCAAGCGATCATTCTGGGGAGGAGTATCTGATGAGTGTTGACAACAGCAGGCGGAGCAGCATGAGCAGCCTGTTTGCGCACAGTTACCGGCCGCCGAGGTACCCGGGGGAGGACACGAGGCCGACGAGCCAGAAGGAGTTGGCTGGGTGGTATGCGTATGCTTTTGCGGCAGAGGTTTATGTTATCTGTG CATCATTCATCCCAATATTGCTCGAAAGCCTAGCAAGAGAAAATGGCGTTTTGTTATCCGATCGGACAACACCTTGTGGGCCAAGCAACGACAAGAACAGTGCAGATGGAGGACAGTGCGTGGTCTACGTGCTTGGCATGGAAATCAACACGGCGAGCTTCGCCATGTACACCTTCAGCATCAGCGTGTTACTGCAGGCGCTGCTGGTGGTCAGCATAAGCTGCGCGGCAGACCACGGCAACTATCGGAAGAAGCTGCTTCTTGCGTTTGGCTGGATTGGCAGCGGGAGTGTGATGCTTTACATTTTCGTGTCCAAAGACCTCTATCTTTTTGGCGCATTGCTGGCGATTATTTCGAATACTTCCCTAGGGGCGTCGTTTGTGTTGCTGAACTCGTTTCTGCCACTTCTTGTTAGGCATCACCCCGAAGTTGAGCATGTGGCCGCGCTGGATGAGAGTGATGCcgacgaggtggaggatgagtcTGCCGCCGACACGGATGCTGAGAGGGCCATGGTTGATTCGACTGCTGCTTTGCTACCGAGACAGACATCGCTTGGGACCCCTATTTCGAAAGTGCGCACCCGGGAGGAGCTCACCTCGACTGAGCTCGGTCTGTCATCCCAAATCTCAGCCAAGGGGATTGGTACGGGTTACCTGGCCGCGTTGTTCCTACAGTGTGTCGCCATCTTCATTCTGATTCAGATGAAGAACACGACATGGTCACAACGGATTGTCCTCTTTGTCATCGGTGCATGGTGGGCTATCTTTACAGTCCCGGCTGCCATGTGGCTTCGTCCACGACCTGGCCCACCATTGCCAGCATCATCCAACCACACCGGTGTCAGAGCCCTTTTCTCCTACACCATCGACGCATGGAAGTCTCTCTGGCGTACCATGAAGCTGGCTGGACGGCTGGTAGACATCATGCTCTTCCTCGGCGGGTGGTTCCTCCTCTCTGACGCCGttgccaccacctcttccaccgCCATCCTGTTCGCCAAAACCCAACTTCACATGGAACCGTGGGCCCTCGGCATGATCAACGTCATCTCGACCGCCACCGGCGTAATCGGGGCCTTCTCATGGTCCTTCATCTCCCGCAAACTGAACCTCCAGGCTCACCAAACCATCCTCGCTTGCATCGCCCTCTTTGAACTCATCCCCATCTATGGCTTACTGGGTTACCTACCGTTTGTCAAGAATTGGGGCGTGTTTGGACTGCAGCAGCCCTGGGAGATGTACCCGCTCGCGGCCGTCTATGGTGTTGTTCTCGGGGGCTTGAGCAGTTACTGCCGGTCGTTGTACGGGGAGCTGATCCCCCCCGGATCCGAGGCGGCGTTTTATGCTCTTTATGCTATCACCGACAAGGGCTCGAGCGTGTTTGGTCCCGCGATTGTGGGTGCCATCATTGATGCGAGCGGGGAGATTAGGCCGGCGTTTTGGTTCCTGGCTGCGCTGGTTGGGTTTCCGGCGCCGTTGATTTGGTTTAtcaaggtggagagggggaagagggaggggaagaagctgGCGGAGGTGATTGAGGGGTTCAAGGTTGGGTTGAGTGAGACTGATACTAGTgaaggggacggggaggggcagagggggattttggaggggtATGAGACTGATCGGTGA
- a CDS encoding hypothetical protein (COG:O; EggNog:ENOG503P0FU), translating into MPELLQAGVFDKDTLPLLKVILWAALQAMALAAVGNMTSGPNRPIYVETTPVDDDPLRIDPPDETPNAQGKDKGKQANLAVSLPQNSPTTWLPPPQLENEELNDGEHFLVDYPLPETLSSYPPALKDIPDTIRTVVRLSIDAVFERARSEKEAAVALAQRVAQDTARQEEEEQATENQQMTEENELPAESLTTAVVVSLASRVEDQSLPSEAQTEPERPTLKPSRSWRRRVFFHRHLERYISQTGEKNKNQETPGSPSAFTRLTFKTLNRPSDGTKESREEIECTACLEPTERADSVKAAICNHTYCKPCFEQLVLTGLQTEAQFPPKCCLNPIPCRTITKYTSRSTRKLYNEKSTEYATTDRIYCPIPDCGRWHDKTTIITPQTGTITTPYLKCTKGHKMCPICHQKAHKKTEYCPQDPDYLRTKAFIQESGWQKCHRCKRVVEHVSGCRHMTCPCGGQFCYVCGARWKTCFCTDRQVDVMKSKAAARRHEKQQQQQSEPASSSQASQPTTTPADESTLARLTQISEHSSLLTFIMTSITDHQSDILITSHSRETSQLVKSHALRRRSLNLNQSTALARMQNSHIAGVASLQKQHEAVEREFSLKVGEFPSDSIPDAGKSPEERKLQTGYVALNQKMRSTQNREMGMLKLEQIVEKGGKDRELMREREKLEQELGQEARELRRRQVMEAEWGRLVWEERGRMLREMEEREREVVILEGGGE; encoded by the exons ATGCCAGAACTTCTACAGGCCGGTGTTTTCGACAAAGACACCCTGCCGCTTCTGAAGGTCATTCTGTGGGCAGCTTTGCAAGCCATGGCTCTCGCTGCAGTTGGAAATATGACAAGTGGACCGAATCGGCCTATTTATGTCGAGACCACGCCAGTAGACGACGATCCGTTGCGCATAGATCCACCAGACGAGACCCCGAACGCTCAAGGCAAAGACAAAGGAAAACAGGCAAATCTTGCTGTCAGCCTTCCTCAGAACTCACCCACAACGTGgttaccaccaccgcagctTGAAAATGAAGAACTGAATGACGGCGAACATTTCCTCGTCGATTACCCCTTGCCAGAAACCCTTTCCTCGTACCCACCCGCGCTCAAAGATATACCAGATACAATCCGCACGGTTGTACGATTATCGATAGACGCAGTCTTTGAACGAGCCCGTTCAGAGAAAGAGGCGGCTGTGGCATTGGCCCAGCGTGTGGCCCAAGACACGGCGAGacaggaggaagaggaacagGCAACAGAAAATCAACAAATGACAGAAGAAAATGAACTACCCGCGGAGAGTTTGACCACGGCGGTGGTCGTTTCGCTTGCTTCTCGCGTGGAGGATCAATCACTACCAAGCGAGGCTCAGACCGAGCCAGAACGACCAACACTCAAGCCATCCCGGTCCTGGCGTCGCAGGGTGTTCTTTCATCGCCACTTGGAGCGGTATATATCTCAGACCGGCGAAAAGAATAAGAACCAGGAAACTCCAGGATCGCCCAGTGCTTTTACCAGACTCACATTCAAAACCCTCAACCGTCCCTCAGACGGCACCAAGGAATCTAGAGAAGAGAT AGAATGCACCGCCTGTCTCGAACCCACTGAAAGAGCCGACTCGGTAAAAGCCGCGATATGCAATCACACCTACTGCAAACCCTGCTTCGAGCAGCTCGTCCTCACCGGCCTCCAAACCGAAGCCCAATTCCCCCCAAAATGCTGcctcaaccccatcccctGCCGCACCATCACAAAGTACACCTCACGATCAACCCGAAAACTCTACAACGAAAAATCTACCGAATACGCAACCACCGACAGAATCTACTGCCCCATCCCCGACTGCGGCCGATGGCACGAcaaaaccaccatcatcaccccccaaacaggcaccatcaccaccccctacCTCAAGTGCACCAAAGGCCACAAAATGTGTCCCATCTGCCACCAAAAAGCCCACAAAAAAACCGAATACTGCCCCCAAGACCCAGACTACCTCCGCACCAAAGCCTTCATCCAAGAGTCCGGCTGGCAAAAATGCCACCGCTGCAAACGCGTCGTAGAGCACGTGTCCGGATGTAGACACATGACCTGCCCCTGCGGCGGCCAGTTCTGCTACGTCTGCGGCGCCAGGTGGAAGACTTGCTTCTGCACAGACAGACAGGTAGACGTGATGAAATCAAAAGCCGCCGCGCGCCGGCATGagaaacaacagcaacaacagagCGAAcctgccagcagcagccaagcttcacaacccaccaccaccccagctgATGAATCAACACTCGCGAGACTGACCCAAATATCCGAGCACTCCTCCCTTCTGACCTTTATCATGACCTCGATAACGGACCACCAATCTGACATTTTAATCACATCTCACTCCCGCGAAACATCCCAGCTCGTCAAGTCCCATGCCCTTCGCCGTCGCAGCTTGAATCTAAACCaatccaccgccctcgcccgCATGCAAAACTCCCACATTGCAGGTGTTGCCTCCCTTCAAAAGCAACACGAAGCCGTCGAAAGGGAATTTTCTCTCAAAGTAGGGGAATTCCCCTCTGACTCTATCCCAGACGCAGGGAAATCACCAGAGGAGAGGAAACTCCAGACTGGATACGTCGCCCTAAACCAAAAAATGAGATCAACACAAAACAGAGAGATGGGGATGTTAAAACTGGAGCAAAttgtggaaaaggggggaaaggatAGGGAATTaatgagggagagggaaaaacTTGAGCAGGAATTAGGACAAGAGGCTAGGGAGCTGAGACGGAGGCAAGTTATGGAGGCAGagtgggggaggttggtttgggaggagagggggaggatgttgagggagatggaggagagggagagggaggttgttATTTtagaggggggaggagagtaG
- a CDS encoding hypothetical protein (EggNog:ENOG503P9B1), translated as MIRKSPIIQQQRLSALVPSPPAQTTTTTTTTTTTTPVPPRQKQLPDVAKIPGMNPKQREEAATTTRTDPKTDSKPTLGEFVRELEEFAKAFDGTCGSLLLSTPSTTASVRTVRELLPWREEFWEAGLAVTSWEQKGQVRRYDEGGKKLGGSRTRRLDQFAGSNVPKVGAKGKGGLGMGVMKGVSSLDITLGAKELSFRTGVMEGVASLGNKESSSGTVVVYKPRRGMMADETEMKEGGSSSRNNEIYSGSSSTSVEPVKLAAVEKRVVRARASTVFSVNKPLPVAPASSVAASSEDVGTTVGSQSEVKPEGYQKLGSSYESEKEPLLPLSEQRVNSSSGARSVQGKEVDRGGGEDEKVLPALLPPRTAPQVRRGIKSDWQAGGSMVSAWRQLPTTIVEEREPSPEKEGRVLGEKGSIDQQQKLLMENKDVNQAHGLNKPAGVLKTKTELEAKGKGIDTPIPTPAQEKTPVKAPFVINRGVITKTPELLLPQTWEHHSLGTPSSFKRALDDVVRKLDAMEVRECSSPFGGVSSPTTMTIATSSSTKKKTPSSSGSNGKAPSPTTPAQRLQKAAMMRRERMDAEQQQQQQQCANLPPSASIVQPVRSREYIPYMMPPPGGLAFRPSESNSSRGLGQGRNLRKGLFAGVGAREMEDDRDISDEDVLKGLKIICAASADKEFDGLVRRETGLRLRRFLADLRTFEFLGGNGQVPGVGGGGRQQMGVMEKRKRDVQVERENRRRSIRGMDGLRGLGDGKNMKESKREGMGVRESVRDRDTRRSFRGLGNGLMR; from the coding sequence ATGATCCGGAAAAGTCCGATTATTCAACAGCAACGGCTATCAGCTTTGGTACCGTCACCGCCAGCACagaccacaacaacaacaacaacaacaacaacaacaacacctgTTCCCCCCCGCCAGAAACAACTCCCCGATGTAGCAAAAATCCCAGGTATGAACCCCAAGCAGCGGGAAGAAGCAGCCACGACAACAAGAACCGACCCCAAAACCGACTCTAAACCAACCCTTGGCGAATTTGTCCGTGAGCTGGAGGAATTTGCAAAGGCGTTTGATGGGACTTGTgggtcgttgttgttgtctaCACCGTCAACGACGGCTTCGGTGAGGACCGTGCGGGAGCTTTTGCcttggagggaggagttttgggaggcggggttggcggtTACTTCTTGGGAGCAGAAGGGACAGGTGAGGAGGTATGATGAGGGGGGAAAGAAGTTGGGGGGGAGTaggacgaggaggttggatCAGTTTGCGGGGAGTAATGTGCCGAAGGTTGGGgcgaaggggaaggggggtttggggatgggCGTCATGAAGGGGGTTTCGTCTTTGGATATCACTTTGGGTGCTAAAGAGTTGAGTTTTAGGACGGGGGTTATGGAGGGGGTGGCCTCTTTGGGGAATAAGGAGTCAAGTTCGGGGACGGTGGTTGTTTATAAGCCGAGACGGGGGATGATGGCTGATGAGACGGAGATGAAAGAGGGGGGCAGCAGCTCGCGGAATAACGAGATTTATTCGGGGTCGAGTAGTACGTCTGTTGAGCCGGTTaagctggcggcggtggagaagagggttGTTAGGGCGAGGGCGAGTACGGTGTTTTCGGTGAATAAGCCTTTGCCTGTTGCGCCGGCGTCGTCTGTGGCGGCGAGTTCGGAGGATGTGGGAACTACGGTTGGATCGCAGAGTGAGGTAAAACCGGAGGGATATCAGAAGCTGGGGTCTAGTTATGAGAGTGAGAAGGAGCCGTTGCTGCCGCTTTCGGAGCAGCGGGTGAATAGTTCCTCGGGGGCGAGGTCGGTgcaggggaaggaggtggataggggagggggggaagatgaGAAGGTGTTGCCTGCGCTGCTGCCGCCACGGACGGCGCCGCAGGTGAGGCGTGGGATCAAGAGTGATTGGCAGGCTGGGGGTAGTATGGTTAGTGCGTGGAGGCAGTTGCCTACTACTATtgttgaggagagggagccgTCGCcggaaaaggaggggagggtgttgggggagaaggggagtATCGATCAGCAGCAGAAGCTCTTGATGGAGAACAAGGATGTTAATCAGGCGCATGGCTTGAACAAGCCGGCGGGAGTTTTGAAGACAAAGACAGAGTTGGAGGcgaagggaaaggggattGATACTCCTATACCAACACCAGCTCAGGAGAAGACACCGGTAAAGGCACCATTTGTCATTAATCGCGGCGTTATCACCAAGACGCctgagcttctcctcccccaaacatGGGAACACCACTCCCTAGGCACGCCATCCTCCTTTAAGAGAGCGCTCGATGACGTGGTGCGAAAACTGGACGCGATGGAGGTGAGGGaatgctcctccccctttggTGGAGTGTCATCGCCAACGACAATGACAATCGCaacaagcagcagcaccaaaaaaaaaacgccttcGTCGTCTGGGAGCAACGGGAAAgccccctcaccaacaacaccggcGCAGAGGCTGCAGAaggcggcgatgatgagaagggagaggatggatgctgagcagcagcagcagcagcagcagtgtgCTAACTTGCCCCCTTCTGCTTCTATCGTTCAACCGGTACGTTCACGGGAGTATATACCGTATATGATGCCGCCTCCTGGAGGGTTGGCGTTCAGGCCGAGTGAGTCGAACTCTTCTAGAGGGTTGGGGCAAGGGCGGAATTTGAGGAAGGGGCTTTTTGCGGGGGTGGGAGCAAGGGAGATGGAAGACGACAGGGATATTTCTGATGAGGATGTGCTGAAGGGACTGAAGATTATTTGTGCGGCGTCGGCGGATAAGGAGTTTGATGGGTTagtgaggagggagaccgggttgaggttgaggaggtttttGGCGGATTTGAGGACTTTTGAGTTTTTGGGCGGGAATGGGCAGGTACctggggttggcggtggtgggcggCAACAGATGGGGGTTAtggaaaagaggaagagggatgTGCAAGTTGAACGGGAGAATAGGAGACGGAGTATTagggggatggatgggttgaggGGTCTTGGGGATGGAAAGAATATGAAGGAGAGTAAGAGAGAGGGAATGGGAGTTAGAGAGAGTGTGCGGGATAGGGATACTAGGAGGAGTTttagggggttggggaatgGACTGATGAGGTAG